From a region of the Sorex araneus isolate mSorAra2 chromosome 10, mSorAra2.pri, whole genome shotgun sequence genome:
- the LOC129399110 gene encoding sucrase-isomaltase, intestinal-like, giving the protein MPSSWIGKFVEIPAPLDIIPLFIRGGHILPTQNPDRTTTMSRLNPLGLIIALDHQGEASGSLFWDDGDSIDSIEKEQFFYVDYKFSHHMLKTTVVNNGFQGVTNLAYGTIQILGLSARPQVVSVNGNTIADSRIQYDNSGKLSVLISAPLSQELTMNFELEGSLRNASQSHTPPSMFSAPPKNVSNIEIAG; this is encoded by the exons ATGCCGTCTTCGTGGATCGGGAAGTTTGTGGAAATCCCGGCCCCCCTGGACATCATTCCTCTGTTCATTCGTGGAGGGCACATCCTGCCCACGCAAAATCCCGACCGGACCACAACAATGAG ccgtCTGAATCCTCTTGGTCTCATCATCGCTCTAGACCATCAGGGGGAAGCTTCAGGCTCCCTCTTCTGGGACGACGGTGACTCCATCG ACTCCATCGAgaaggaacagttcttctacGTGGACTACAAGTTCAGTCAC CACATGCTGAAGACCACCGTGGTGAACAACGGCTTCCAGGGGGTCACCAACCTGGCCTACGGCACCATCCAGATCCTGGGCCTCAGCGCCAGGCCCCAAGTGGTGTCTGTGAACGGGAACACCATCGCCGACAGCAGGATCCAGTACGACAACAGCGGG AAACTCAGCGTGCTGATATCCGCGCCCCTCTCCCAGGAGCTGACGATGAACTTCGAGCTGGAAGGGAGCCTTAGGAACGCGAGCCAGAGTCACACGCCGCCCTCTATGTTTTCCGCCCCACCTAAAAACGTTTCGAATATAGAAATAGCAGGTTAA